GAGAATCAGATTCAAGAACAACATGAGTTTGACCCAACTCACAACCATACTGCACAGCCACCACTTCAGCATCGGCTACAGAAGACACACAGAGGCTTTTTCTGGTAATGTTAAGGAAATTACCGAAAGAATCCTGAATTATAACTCCTGCATAACCACCCCTGGTGCCTGCATCCCAACTAGCATGCCCATCACTCCGAGAATGCATGTGCACACTGCGGACCGAGAAAGACGTCATGGCAGCAAGGAAACCAGCTACACTCGTGGAAATATTGGAAACCACCTGGAACGGGTAATAGGTCTATGTTGGAAGAGGAACCTACACCTAGCTTTCCAAATATGCCAACAAGAAAATGCAATGTAAGACATCACCCACTATAAATCCTCCTTCGAGTGAGCATGAGCCTGAAAGAGAGCAAGAAGCTAATTGCCCCACGAAGTAATGGCATTCCTGTCAACCCGATAAGTTAAAGCTCCCCCAAACCAAATAGCCGTAACCCAGAGACATAGGAGAAAGAGGTGCTCAATCGACTCATCATGGTTATGACATAAAGGGCaagttggtgaagatgatgattttcGATGATAAAGAGCTACCATCGTGGGCAGGGCACCAAGCAAAGTCTTCCACATGAAACAACGAAGTTTAGGGGGAGTATGGAGCTTCCACACCCACTTCCATAAAATTGCTGTAATAGTGACAATCGAGGAGGAGGCACGAGGAAGCCTAGGAAAGACCTGGGAATGCTTCCAATGATAACCTGACGTGACAGAataaacaccttttgaagcaagaGACCAAACCAACCTGTCCCGCATCTTGGAATCACAAATTTGGGTTGCCAAAATAGCATTAACCTCCTAAACTGAAATAAACAGTCGAATAAACTCAATATTCCAAACCCAGTGTCTGGATCAAATAAAGAATCCACAATAGTATTTCAGCTAACCTGCACCTCTTTGGAAAGGATAGGGTGAGCATGAGGAAGTGAGGGTAACCAACGATCCCGCTAGAGGCGAATCTCCCAACCACTCATAACTTGCCAATGAGAGCCTTGAAGCAACAAGTCACGACCCATAAGTAAACTCGACCAACCCCAGGAAGCTCGTCATCCCCGCTTGGCATCCAAAAAAGAACAGTAAGGGAAATAACAAGCCTTCAACACCCTTGCCTATAGTGACTCAGGTTCCCGCAGTAAACGCCAACATTGTTTCGCTAACAAGGCAtcattaaactccataaaactTTAGAAACCCATCCCCTCCCCCCCTGAGCCTTCAGAAGTCTGAGAATATCCCGAGAAACCCAATGTATATGCCGCTCCCCTGGATCAGGTCCCCACCAAAAAGTCGAAAGCAAGGATTTCATTTCTTTACAAATAGTCTCAGGAAACTTAAAACGGGTTCATCGAATAAGCCGGGATCGCTTAAATGACCACCTTAATCAAAACCTCCCTCCCAGCCTATGAGAAAAGAGCATGCTTTCATCCCTGAATTTTGCTCAAAATCCTATCATTGACATAAGCGAGACCCTTGGATTTGGATCTACCCCACATTTCAGGCACACCAAGATAAGTCCCCGGATCATCCACAAGTGGCATTCCCAAAATACCACCAAGCTCCTCAGCTAAAACAACAGGAACATTCGTACCAAAGAAGACACTCGACTTATTAAGATTAACCAATTGTCCCAATGCGTCACAATATACCTTCATTAATTTCACCAAATTACGACAGTTCACCTGATCCGCTTTAAGAAAGATGAGGGTATCATCTGCAAAGAAAATATGCGAAATAGTAGGCCCATGCTGATTAAGCTGAACACCAGAAAGTTCACATTGAGCACACGTCTGCGAGATGAGTAACGAAAAGACCTCAATAACCAAAAGAAAAGGATAAGGTGATAAAGGATCTCCCTAACATAAACCCCTTGATAGGGAAAATTCTACAACTGGAGTTAGTTCCTTTTTGGGTTCAGATTCATGGTCTTCCACTGAATCTCAGCTTGGAGACTAACGTTCGATCACTTGCTTAGGAGATTGGCGAATTTTTAAACTTTGAGAATCCATCTCTCGCTAGGGGTTTCCTACAAGTTAAAGTAATGGTTAATACCCTGAATCCTTTGGTCACCGGGTGTTGGTTACCCcgagaaaataatgatgcaacGTGGATCAAGTTTTGTTATGAACGTTTACAGGATTACTGTTACCGGTGTGGAAGAATTGGTCATGATAATAATGAATGTTCTTTTGAGCCTATGAAAGGTGGAATGGCAGGATATGGTGATTCTCGGACGACGCCTATTCGAGACATCACGGACAACGTTCGTAACTTACTTGTCAGTACTAGGGAGCACCGACGAGCTGGAGTACGACGAAGTGGAGTGCAGTGTATTGGAATGAGTCACATTAAGTAGCTGCAGGGTGACCAAAGTTTGACTACTGGTACTTACAGTGGTCCTCATTTCCCCTGTGGGACTAATAGGGGTAATTCAACATATAGGCACTGGTGTAGACGGGATTGCAGAACAGGTGACATGGAGAGGTCTCCGGCCCATGAGTTTGGGCTTGATAGGAACCCATCAATGCATTAACATGTCTTTCTTAAGTTCGGGTCGTTGGGATATTTACCTAATAACCCATTGGAGACTTTACCTACACAAGTTCCTTATCCAAGAGGGTGGATGGTGCATATGCTAGGTGGCGTATGGTCTTATCTGAGGGAGGAATCTATTGTAAGGGTCTATCAACAGGCCCAACCTGTCGTTCCAGCCTTCTATTGTAAGGGTTAATCAATAGTCGTAGAAGGCTGGAACATCAGGTTGGTACACCTTTCTTAAGTACATTTTTTAGTTCGGCATTTCTACGATCAAACCACATTTACAATCATGACACTTATctcttttgagtatttgtgttcATATAGTCTGGTACCAGTTTGACATACTTATATTCTCACAAATATAATTATTGAGGCCGAACAACGTCGACGAATCATGAACTTCGGaaaaactagcagccttgtcttcaggctctagaatcCAAATGCCGAGACgagttccttcctcggtcgaaatcgcaagacgcagaagtcagcggTGCACCCAACACACTCAATATtcattttactcctcggtcaAACTCGGccaacgagttggcacgcctcaCATTCGACCGAAtgatgtagttagcttattaattactcggcctacgcgccacgtaggctagGTAGTTTTTAGTGTCAAAACTTTCCCTCATCAATGCTGCAATAAAAAAGACGATTGACAGGGCTTTCGCAACTAAGCTTTCAGCCTATTTCGAAAAATTTAATCGCGAGCTAAACTCTTGAGGTGCCTGGGAAGGTAACTCTACCTCTCTAACCGCCAATCATCATGTTTCTCGTGAGATTGATCAAATCCAGCTACCTCAGAGCCTGTTTTGGATGAGCCCAATCATAATGTATTTCGTCGAAAGCTGTTGCCAATTCCTTTCCAACACTGTTCTCATCCTTTTGTTATCAGTTGCACTTCCTGGTTCAACACTAGTGCTTCATGCTTTGATGATGCCCAGAGCTTCGCACTGCTACTAGTTGACAATGAATCAGTCCTCATGACCTTTGCACATTCCTTATGTGTACCAAGAACACTAGACCTgaagtaattttttatttgagttcTATTTTAGTAAATTCGGAGGCTATATTCCATTCGCTTACAAATGATAACTATAGTGCAACTTGAATAATAAATATGAGTGGTTTAGTATCTTGTGGGTAAATTTATGATGAAGGATTTATATAGACGATTCTTCAGAATCACACAGCCATTGAATTTATAATGACTCATCTCGAGATTCATGGATTCGGTGGTTGGATCCTCTTGAAAATGTAAAAAGTGTATTTTACCCCTCGAAAACGTAAAAAACGTAGGCCTAATTGGATTAATAGTCCCTGTGGTAATAGGGTAGTGGGAAGATAGCCCTtgtggtgaaaaaaaaaaaaactaggattTAAGCCCCTGTGAtaaagtctgttaggatttatgcccaaaattgaaattttcgtcaaatttttattaattattagcaCGTGAGACGCACATATTAGGCTAAAAAAGAACTCTACATACATATATTAGGCTAAAACGGACCTCTCCGTTAATTGTTAACACGTGGGGATGCTAATAATTAACAGAAAGTTGacgaaattttcaattttgggcacaaatcctaacagactttaCTACATGGGCTtaaattcaagtttttttttaatattatttatttatgtatttattattattattattattattattattattttatcataGGGGGTATCTTTCAACTACCTTGTCACCATGGGAactattaatccaattaagCCAAAAATGTATTGTTTTTCGCGAACATGAAATGTGACATCTCTCCATCATTGTTGTTGTAATGACAATACTCTCGAGATTACACGTTTTAATTTGGAATGCCTCCCTCCACTACCCTGCATTGGTAACGGAATTGGATTGACAAATGTTAAAAAATTTTGAACGGCAAGTTATTTCGATCTACTCCGAAAGGCATAGTCCTTGGTAACTATCCATCCTCGAGGAGAACACCCTTTCCTAAGCATATTTAGGGGCATTTGTGGGACCATAAATCTTCCTGGGATGACGTAAGGGGAATCAAAATACAAGTGCCTCAAAAGATTAGTCATGGGCT
This genomic interval from Malus domestica chromosome 05, GDT2T_hap1 contains the following:
- the LOC139196046 gene encoding uncharacterized protein, giving the protein MDSQSLKIRQSPKQTCAQCELSGVQLNQHGPTISHIFFADDTLIFLKADQVNCRNLVKLMKVYCDALGQLVNLNKSSVFFGTNVPVVLAEELGGILGMPLVDDPGTYLGVPEMWGRSKSKGLAYVNDRILSKIQG